The following proteins are co-located in the Labrys monachus genome:
- a CDS encoding zincin-like metallopeptidase domain-containing protein, which translates to MPNGTSYRALPRLYVPVLRTFSVFNVDQFEKLPEKFYEQAEPKPEDEKFDAGVAFCKDTRINTHFGGNKACYHVNRDYIDMPTYGSFESDDTFFGTWCHELIHATGHKERLARQYGSRFGDSAYAFEELVAELGSAFLCAQLGYLPTTRTAASYIAHWLKVLENDHKAVVSAASYASHGARWLEEQAYHAVHDDTPEPEREDDLVEVV; encoded by the coding sequence TTGCCGAACGGCACAAGCTACCGCGCCCTTCCTCGACTCTACGTGCCGGTGCTGCGCACCTTTTCCGTCTTCAACGTCGACCAATTCGAGAAACTTCCCGAGAAGTTTTACGAGCAGGCGGAGCCGAAGCCAGAGGATGAGAAGTTCGATGCCGGTGTGGCGTTCTGCAAAGACACGCGGATCAACACCCACTTTGGTGGGAACAAGGCCTGCTACCACGTCAACCGCGACTACATCGACATGCCGACCTACGGCAGCTTCGAGAGTGACGACACGTTCTTCGGTACCTGGTGCCATGAGCTGATCCATGCCACCGGCCACAAGGAGCGGCTGGCACGCCAGTACGGCTCCCGGTTCGGAGATAGCGCCTACGCTTTCGAGGAATTGGTGGCGGAGCTGGGAAGCGCGTTCCTTTGCGCACAGTTAGGCTACCTGCCTACGACCCGGACGGCGGCGAGCTACATTGCTCACTGGCTGAAGGTTTTGGAAAACGACCACAAGGCCGTCGTCAGCGCCGCGAGCTACGCTTCCCACGGGGCGCGGTGGCTGGAGGAGCAGGCTTACCACGCGGTTCATGACGATACGCCGGAACCCGAACGCGAAGACGACCTAGTTGAGGTTGTATAG
- a CDS encoding RelA/SpoT domain-containing protein — protein sequence MAFVEPGLYSRGELDRVGNRIRHGIINDQDLAVLDNWRASHLYVLNTFQASLRNRRSRSNVGEQITIAQRLKRRPTIIDKLSREEGMSLSRMHDIAGCRIIFPTLGSLEIFRGGVLSSRASHELLGGGNRYNYIETPKPSGYRGIHDVYKYNVGSAGGIKWNGLRVEIQYRTYIQHAWATAVEISDIVNATRLKFSQANRDISRLFLLCSEILSRYHEDRTGFCTEVDSGDLLEEFRDLESKIHAISRLRSLTSSAFQKFARTSKLFILVNYTVSDKEGHFEAEGFTDNASAVVRYSELEKQLEGKADVVLVGASQQDAVKLAYTNYFSDASEFIAALDTAVEDLA from the coding sequence ATGGCGTTTGTCGAACCAGGGCTATACTCTCGGGGGGAGCTAGACCGAGTTGGTAATAGGATACGCCACGGTATAATAAACGATCAAGATCTTGCCGTTTTAGATAATTGGCGAGCGTCCCATCTCTACGTTTTAAATACATTTCAAGCCTCGCTTCGCAACCGGCGATCTCGCTCTAATGTTGGCGAGCAGATTACAATCGCGCAGCGTCTAAAGCGACGTCCCACAATTATTGATAAACTAAGTCGAGAAGAGGGGATGTCACTATCCCGCATGCATGATATCGCCGGTTGTAGAATAATATTTCCAACCCTTGGATCTCTGGAAATTTTTCGAGGTGGCGTGCTATCTTCTCGGGCTTCTCATGAATTATTAGGTGGAGGAAACCGGTATAATTACATAGAGACTCCCAAGCCATCAGGCTATAGGGGAATTCATGATGTTTACAAATATAATGTCGGATCTGCGGGTGGAATTAAATGGAATGGACTTCGCGTTGAAATACAATATAGAACTTATATTCAACATGCCTGGGCGACTGCTGTTGAGATAAGCGATATTGTCAACGCGACTCGACTGAAATTTAGCCAAGCGAATCGAGATATAAGTCGTTTGTTTCTTTTGTGTAGTGAAATTCTCTCCAGATATCACGAGGATCGAACCGGATTTTGTACCGAGGTGGATAGTGGAGATTTACTAGAGGAGTTCAGGGATTTAGAATCAAAAATTCATGCAATATCTCGGTTAAGGAGCTTGACATCTTCAGCATTTCAAAAATTTGCTCGTACGTCGAAATTATTCATTTTGGTAAATTATACTGTTTCAGACAAAGAAGGGCATTTTGAAGCAGAGGGATTTACTGATAATGCATCCGCTGTTGTTCGATATTCTGAGCTTGAAAAACAGTTAGAGGGAAAGGCCGATGTTGTCTTAGTCGGGGCGAGTCAGCAAGACGCAGTTAAACTGGCGTATACAAACTATTTTTCTGACGCATCAGAATTTATCGCTGCGCTTGATACTGCCGTCGAGGACCTTGCGTAA
- the ltrA gene encoding group II intron reverse transcriptase/maturase — MRLATPERIRILQRKLYCKAKAEPAFRFYALYDKIYREDILHHAWLRARENGGASGVDGMSFAQIEAGGVENWLAALGKDLASKTYRPQAVRRVIIPKPGGGERPLGIPTIRDRVVQTAAKLVLEPIFEADLERTAYGYRPQQGAAEAIRQVHQHLLGGYTDVVDADLSKYFDTIPHPELMKSVSRRTCDRHVLHLIRMWLKVPVEEQGEDGTRRRMGGKRNRLGTPQGGVVSPLLANLYMNRFLKHWRLAACGEAFRAHVVNYADDFVILSRGHAAEALAWTKAVMTRLGLTINEAKTSVKEARTERFDFLGYTFGPHRHSKDGRLYLGASPSARSLQRLKGKVSDLLVPGNKGSWPDVRDRLNSLLAGWSAYFGYGSLSLTYQAADHHVVDRVRHFLAKRHKEQNSGTSAFSRSTIFAELGVRQLRRVHPVSRRGPYNEATRKAGCGKSARPV; from the coding sequence ATGCGTCTAGCAACGCCCGAACGGATCCGGATTCTTCAAAGAAAGCTGTATTGCAAGGCGAAGGCGGAGCCTGCCTTCCGCTTCTATGCACTGTACGACAAGATCTACCGTGAAGACATCCTGCACCATGCCTGGTTGCGTGCCCGTGAGAATGGGGGTGCATCGGGTGTTGACGGGATGAGCTTTGCGCAGATCGAGGCGGGCGGTGTCGAGAACTGGCTGGCGGCATTGGGTAAGGACCTCGCTTCGAAGACGTATCGGCCGCAGGCTGTACGGCGGGTGATCATCCCCAAGCCGGGAGGCGGTGAACGCCCGCTCGGCATCCCGACGATACGGGACCGGGTTGTTCAGACCGCCGCCAAGCTTGTGCTCGAGCCGATCTTCGAAGCGGACCTGGAAAGGACTGCTTACGGCTATCGTCCCCAGCAGGGCGCCGCCGAGGCGATCCGGCAGGTGCACCAGCACTTGCTTGGAGGGTATACGGATGTGGTGGATGCGGATTTGTCGAAGTACTTCGATACGATCCCGCACCCTGAACTGATGAAGTCGGTATCTCGTCGTACCTGTGACCGGCATGTGCTGCATCTGATCCGGATGTGGCTCAAAGTGCCGGTCGAGGAACAAGGCGAGGATGGAACCCGGCGCAGGATGGGTGGCAAGCGCAACCGGCTCGGCACGCCGCAGGGTGGTGTCGTCAGCCCGTTGCTGGCCAACCTCTACATGAACCGGTTCCTGAAGCACTGGCGTCTTGCTGCTTGCGGCGAGGCGTTCAGGGCGCATGTCGTCAACTACGCCGACGACTTCGTCATCCTCAGCCGCGGCCACGCGGCAGAGGCGCTGGCGTGGACGAAGGCGGTGATGACAAGGCTCGGGCTGACGATCAACGAGGCGAAAACCTCGGTGAAGGAAGCTCGAACCGAGCGCTTCGACTTCCTCGGCTACACGTTCGGTCCGCATCGTCATAGCAAGGATGGCCGCCTTTATCTCGGCGCCAGTCCGTCCGCCAGGAGCCTGCAACGGTTGAAAGGCAAGGTGAGCGATCTGCTGGTGCCCGGCAACAAGGGATCATGGCCCGACGTGCGGGATCGACTGAACAGCCTTCTGGCTGGCTGGTCGGCCTACTTCGGCTATGGCTCGCTGTCGCTGACGTATCAGGCGGCCGATCATCATGTCGTTGACCGCGTGAGGCACTTCCTCGCCAAACGACACAAGGAGCAAAACAGCGGCACATCAGCGTTCTCGCGAAGCACCATCTTCGCCGAACTCGGTGTGCGCCAGCTCAGACGCGTGCATCCTGTGTCCCGTCGTGGGCCTTACAATGAAGCCACCCGGAAAGCCGGATGCGGGAAATCCGCACGTCCGGTTTGA
- the ltrA gene encoding group II intron reverse transcriptase/maturase, with product MSLATPDKIRNLQRKLYCKAKAEPAFRFYLLHDKICRADILAHAWACARHNGGAPGVDGVHFEDIERSGVEKWLAALREDLASKRYRPEPVRRVMIPKPGGGERPLGIPTIRDRVAQTAAKLVLEPIFEADLEDNAYGYRPKRSALDAITQTHRLIRQGYTDVVDADLSKYFDTIPHAELLKSVARRIVDRHVLHLIKMWLRAPVEERDGGGIRRMSGGKSNKRGTPQGGVVSPLLANLYMNRFLKYWRRQGCSRAFRAHLVNYADDFVILSRGHAPEALAWTRAVMIRLGLSINEAKTSVKDAGADSFDFLGYTFGPKFRKRDGQRYSGASPSRKSVKRIKTKIGDLLVPGNKGAWPDVRDRLNGLLTGWSAYFGYGTRAAAYRAIDRHICDRVRRFLAKRHKEGGRGTRPFPWREIFGTLGVKQLTTTPKATAVSLQ from the coding sequence ATGAGCCTGGCAACACCGGATAAGATCAGGAACCTTCAGAGGAAGCTGTATTGCAAGGCGAAGGCGGAGCCTGCCTTCCGCTTCTATCTGCTCCACGACAAGATTTGTCGCGCGGACATTCTGGCTCATGCGTGGGCGTGTGCCCGTCACAATGGCGGGGCTCCGGGCGTGGATGGAGTGCACTTCGAGGACATTGAGCGGTCGGGGGTGGAGAAATGGCTGGCAGCCTTGCGGGAGGACCTTGCCTCGAAGAGGTATCGGCCCGAGCCGGTGCGGCGGGTGATGATCCCCAAGCCCGGTGGCGGGGAGAGGCCCTTGGGTATTCCCACGATCCGGGACCGGGTGGCCCAGACTGCTGCCAAGCTGGTGCTGGAACCGATCTTTGAGGCAGATCTGGAAGACAATGCCTATGGCTATAGGCCCAAACGAAGCGCGCTCGATGCCATCACGCAGACCCATCGGCTGATCCGACAGGGGTATACGGATGTCGTCGACGCCGATCTGTCGAAATACTTCGACACGATCCCGCATGCGGAGCTCCTCAAATCGGTGGCTCGCCGTATCGTTGACCGGCATGTTCTGCATCTGATCAAGATGTGGCTTCGTGCTCCGGTCGAGGAGCGGGATGGTGGTGGTATCCGGCGCATGAGTGGCGGCAAGAGCAACAAGCGAGGCACGCCGCAAGGCGGCGTTGTCAGCCCGTTGCTTGCCAACCTCTATATGAACCGGTTCCTGAAGTATTGGCGGAGGCAAGGATGCAGTCGGGCGTTCCGTGCGCATCTGGTCAACTATGCCGATGACTTCGTCATCCTCAGCCGCGGGCATGCGCCTGAGGCTCTCGCGTGGACGAGGGCAGTGATGATCAGGCTTGGGCTGAGCATCAACGAGGCGAAAACCTCGGTGAAGGATGCCGGCGCGGACAGCTTCGACTTCCTCGGCTACACGTTTGGTCCGAAGTTCCGGAAACGGGATGGCCAGAGGTATTCGGGCGCAAGTCCCTCCAGAAAGAGCGTGAAACGGATCAAGACCAAGATCGGTGACCTTCTGGTGCCAGGCAACAAGGGAGCATGGCCAGACGTGCGCGACAGGCTGAACGGTCTTCTGACTGGCTGGTCGGCGTATTTTGGCTATGGCACCCGGGCTGCGGCCTATCGGGCCATCGATCGGCACATCTGTGATCGCGTCAGACGCTTCCTCGCCAAGCGGCACAAGGAAGGTGGACGAGGAACGCGGCCCTTCCCCTGGAGAGAAATCTTCGGGACACTCGGGGTCAAGCAACTCACCACGACGCCGAAGGCAACCGCCGTGAGCCTGCAATGA